The sequence below is a genomic window from Acetivibrio clariflavus DSM 19732.
TTGGCGTTGGTGCTTCGGTTGGTTCTGCTGTCGGTGTCGGTGTTGGTGTCTCAATCGGTTCTTCGGTTGGTGTTGGCGTTGGTGTCTCTTTCGGCTTTTCTGTCGGTGTTGGCGTTGGTGCTTCGGTTGGTTCTGCTGTCGGTGTCGGTGTTGGTGTCTCAATCGGTTCTTCGGTTGGTGTTGGCGTTGGTGTCTCTTTCGGCTTTTCTGTTGGTGTTGGCGTTGGTGCTTCGGTTGGTTCTGCTGTCGGTGTCGGTGTTGGTGTCTCAATCGGTTCTTCGGTTGGTGTTGGCGTTGGTGTCTCTTTCGGCTTTTCTGTTGGTGTTGGCGTTGGTGCTTCGGTTGGTTCTGCTGTCGGTGTCGGTGTTGGCCTTTCAGTTGGTACTACTGTCGGAGTCGGTGTTGGTGTCTCAATTGGTACTTTGGTTGGTGTTGGTGCTGGTGTATCTTTCGGCTTTTCTGTCGGAGTCGGTACTTCAGTTGGTGTTTTTTCCGGTTTTGGTGTCTTTTCTGGTTTTGGTGTTTTTTCTGGTTTTGGTGTCTTACTTGGTTTATCTGTTATAATCGGTGTTGCAGTCTTTGTTGGTGTTGGTGTAACAGTTGGTGTCAATGTCGGTTTAATTTCAGGTTCTGTACCGTATATCAAATTCCCGTTTATGTACGCTGTCACTTTATCAAAGTTGATATAACTACTACTTGAATTAAATGAGTAGTCATTTGTTTGGATGTAATTTGACCAATCCTTTTTGGCGAATCTTGTATGAACTTCTGCCGAGCAATTTGCTTCAAGAACACCACCGCTAAAACTTATTTCCAAATAATAATTGGCATCCTGAGTAGCTGGTGACAATTTGTAAAATTTACCTGTCACCCCGGTTAATGGAGAATGCTTAGGATTTAATATTGCAGCATAGTCACACCAAAAATTTTGCTCTTTTTCTTCTTCGTTAGTATAGTAATATCTCAACTTTACATATTTAAGCTCAATGGGTACTTTGCTTGTATTTGTTATCTTAAATCTAGGCATAATACTATTTATACTATTGGTTGGATTGCCGCTGTATGTTTCTATTTTAAGTTCAGGAGCCACTGCCAATTGCGAAACTAATGGCATAAATAAATTTGAAAAGATTAATTCAGTATCCGTTGCAAATAATGCTGATTCATTACTGTTTAAATTAAAGTTTGATCTTTTTGCCTGCTTTTCTGATTTCTTTTCAGTTTTCTCTGTCTCTTTTCCTTTTGTTAAGGCTTTTTCTGATTTTTTAGATTCAAGTAAAGTGTTTGACGGCATTAGTTCTTTAATTTCGGGAAAATTCTCAGTGATTGATAAATTATCTTGATCAACAGTTTTCCCAGCTATAATAGAGGCAATGCTTTTATTTGCTTCCTCTTTAACCTTCTTTTCCTTTTCTCTCTCCAGTTCCATTCCCTTTATAGCTGCTTTTTCTACTTCTTTTAGCTTTTTTGCGGAAGCTTTGAACCTTTCTTTTACTTCTTTTGTAATTCTTACTCTTCCATTCTCCGTTGCTATGCCATTACTATTGGCGGCGTTTGCAGAAATTTGTGTAAATAGCATGCAAAACACCATAGACAGAGAAATAACGGTTTTTCTTAGTCTCATAATAACCTCCCCTAATTACAATTTATTTTTCTGATGTTTTTGTGCCCTTAGTTTGGATATTTTTTATGTAAATAAAAAATACAATACTAACTCAAGAGAGTTCTTAAAGCTTTTCAAACTCAATAAAATATGAAATAATGTAAACAATTCGTCAAATCCTAAATTAGGTCAGATTGAAAATAGAACTTTTCTATTGATAATTATTCATCATATCAATTACATGCTTTTCTAAGATTGTAAGAATAATACATTTAATACGCAAGAAAACTTTAAGGCTTTAATCTTCATATTAATGCCAATAGCATTTCTTTCAGGATATCCAAAATTTACAATATAGCATGCTATAATTTGCATCAGAGAGTCCATTGCTTTTTAGGAATAATACTAAAGATGCAAGAAAATCTAAGCAGAATAGCCTACACACATGCACTCTGCACATGCAACTAGATCTTTTGCTGGTATAAAAAATCGATAAAATTTAGATTTGGAAAAAATAATTATTGCGTTATCTCAAGAAAGGTCATAGATTATCGTTTGGCAACAAATATTGCAAGGTTTAAAAAGAGAATATAAGAGCTCCGAACTATAGCCCTCGTTAGTTGGAACTTTCATTCAATTTACCCCCCTATAAAAAAGCTTTAAATAAGTTATATCAATATAAAGTATATTTATCTTTAATAAGTTATATCTTTTTAAATTTATCTATAAAATTATTTTAACTTTAATTAATAAAACAATTAGCCAATAACCTTCGTCAAATCATTACCATATAAATATTCATATTATCTGCCAAATATCTATAATTATTTTAGTTTATTTGTAATCTTATGTCAATACATTTCTAAACAAAAATATTGAATATTGTTTAATTTTGACATATATTCTGCAATATCTTCATCTAAAACTTCTAATCTAAAATTTTCGGATAATCGGATATCTTTTTACCGTAATTCCTTGCTATTATCATTATATCCTCAAGATTAATTACCGAATCAAAGTTAAGGTCCATAACCTGACTATAACTCAGGTCACTTGAAACAGCATTAAGTTTTTGAGAAATCAATCCAATATCATCTATTGTCAAAGCACCATCCATATTTATGTCTCCTGGCAACAAAATGACAGGAGCTGCTTTTGAACCAATAACTACATCCTTATCTACAATCATATCATTTATATACCTTGTCAAATATGTCTGTTTACTAATTTTTATAGAGTATCCCTTATCATTATACGGTACATTCGGCAGCTGGAAATAACCGTTACTGTCAGTGTAGGTATAGTCACCTGTCTGAACGATTTCTACTTTAATACCTTTATTTATCTCCGGGTATTTAGTCTCCACATTACATTTTATATAACCGGCTAAAGTGTATGTTTTATTCTTAACCGGTACCGGACTAAATTCATAGGCGCCACAGTCAACTCCCTGATAGGAATTTCTCTTATTTCCGTCAAAGTCATACTCTGCACAGTTTGCAGGATCCCCTGCATTAATAGCCGACGATCCTTCTTTAATATGAAAATCGGGCAAATCGGAAGATAGGTCTATAAACTGTGGATCAACAAACTTTGAATGTTTGTCATTGCCAGTAATACTTCTGTATTTATCAAAGCTCTGTATATATTCATTCTTCCATATCCATTCAGAGCTTGCTGCTCCGCCAACAGAATAATAAATATTATAATCAAAGATATTCCCGTTGTTCTCCTTGTATACATTGGAAATAAACAAATTTTGATTCCCGCTGTATAATATGTTGTTGCAGAATATATTGCCGTTTGTACTGAACTGCATCAAAACTTCTCCGCAGCCTGTCCTCTTAGTGTCATTGTTGTAGAGAGTATTGTTTATAAATTTACAGTTTATCGTACTTCCTCTGTTTTTGTCATATCCGCCAAAAGCAATCCCTGTAAGATTATTATTGTAAAGAATGTTGTTCAAAACACTTATATTGCTGGTTGATTTTCCTTTATGTTCACTTGCTACCTCAATACCGATATCACAATTGTATACCCGATTCCTTTCTATTATTACATCCCTTGCTCCATCACTATATATACCACCGGCACAATACTCTTTTCCATAGGCAGGATTTCCATAAGAAGATATGAAACTAACCGTATTTCCTGCAATAATCCCATTTCTGGCCTGATCGTCGGTATATGAAGTATTTTCCCATCCAATTACCGCTATACCTATATTATCATTGTCATGAATATAATTATTTATTATCTGAAAGTCTTCCACATTACCATTAACGGCCAAAGCTTCACTTGACCCCAACTTACAGTTATATATCTCATTACCCTCTATAGTAATTTTTTTTGCAGGAATGGATGCGGTGCCATACACTGCAATACAGTGAGCGTTGCCAACCCTATTGTCCTTTGCCGCTGTTTCTATGTTATGTATCTTATTGTTCTTAATCTCAATATTGTTTGCACTTCCACGTATATGTATTCCTACAGGAACAGGATCAACAGCACTTGTTTTATAATTCCTGATCTCTAATCCTGAAATTCTGATAAAAGATTTATTTTCGATAAAGATCATTCCAGTGTATTCATTTGGAACTGTCAATCCGCTGCCATCAAGAATGGGATTCTCTCCTGGATAATTTGTTATTGTAATATAACCCTTTTGCTCCGAACCGGAAGATTTAATTGTAATATTCTCATTGTATATTCCACCCCGCAAATAAACTGTTCCCCCCGGCATAACCATCTCACATGCCTTTTTTATTGATTTAAAGGGCTTTTCAAAAGTACCGGGATTGTTATCGTTGCCATTAGGTGAAACATAATAGTTTATAACCTGAGCAGAAGTTATATTCACATTGAAACAAGGCGTAAAGATATATATAAAAGAAAATAACGCAATTGGGAATAAATTTTTTAACATAAAATCATCTCCCCTA
It includes:
- a CDS encoding choice-of-anchor Q domain-containing protein, whose protein sequence is MLKNLFPIALFSFIYIFTPCFNVNITSAQVINYYVSPNGNDNNPGTFEKPFKSIKKACEMVMPGGTVYLRGGIYNENITIKSSGSEQKGYITITNYPGENPILDGSGLTVPNEYTGMIFIENKSFIRISGLEIRNYKTSAVDPVPVGIHIRGSANNIEIKNNKIHNIETAAKDNRVGNAHCIAVYGTASIPAKKITIEGNEIYNCKLGSSEALAVNGNVEDFQIINNYIHDNDNIGIAVIGWENTSYTDDQARNGIIAGNTVSFISSYGNPAYGKEYCAGGIYSDGARDVIIERNRVYNCDIGIEVASEHKGKSTSNISVLNNILYNNNLTGIAFGGYDKNRGSTINCKFINNTLYNNDTKRTGCGEVLMQFSTNGNIFCNNILYSGNQNLFISNVYKENNGNIFDYNIYYSVGGAASSEWIWKNEYIQSFDKYRSITGNDKHSKFVDPQFIDLSSDLPDFHIKEGSSAINAGDPANCAEYDFDGNKRNSYQGVDCGAYEFSPVPVKNKTYTLAGYIKCNVETKYPEINKGIKVEIVQTGDYTYTDSNGYFQLPNVPYNDKGYSIKISKQTYLTRYINDMIVDKDVVIGSKAAPVILLPGDINMDGALTIDDIGLISQKLNAVSSDLSYSQVMDLNFDSVINLEDIMIIARNYGKKISDYPKILD